A stretch of the Filimonas lacunae genome encodes the following:
- a CDS encoding SusC/RagA family TonB-linked outer membrane protein produces the protein MKLTVLLLTVAFIQVQAAGLAQTVTLSKKEVSLKELFAEIKQQTGYVVFYNKNLLAEGKPVSVSATNMPLEQFLGVALKGQSFTFRIEDKTILLVRKQEQHTNNYAGVLEELPLAAAPEDHEIKGYITDTAGYALSGVSVSVRGKNKITSTDVKGRFVIEALPGDVLVITLIGHETVNYQVVNGVHSVTLKLVPKVDNLSDVVLEVNTGYQILSKSSFIGSAATVSGKSLYLNGVNTLEQALQGKLAGVVIQNTSGLTGVRQRTVVRGVSTLSGSQDPVWVVDGIIQQDPLPFKAQELNTSGGITKDNFDYIRNFVGNSINWLNPNDIEDITVLKDAAATAIYGVKAANGVIVITTKRGRSGPANINYSTSFSVTDKVNYNKLNMMSSKERVAVSREIYSRGLIASSAGNDIGYAGALNDYLYKKTISAEEFDAKVAAMEAQNTDWFDILFRKPFSTNHTISISGGSNNTSYYTSLGYNTSAGTAIGNDTKGYSANVSVMSRISNKLTISSRLSASSKRTNGFYQFDAYGYASTINRILPAYNADGSLAYYKSTKGYLYNAVNERDNTGNTNKVLSANAVLEANYEIIPGLKFQTLFSYNSISTNGETYATERSNYVASTLRYSDYGTVKATDAAYAGSRLPSGGELNEMTSTSNAWNWRNSISYSKVFRQKHVIGFMFGHELQSSRYNGFQVTQYGYLPDRGKSFAYVPVTVTNSGISSANSLLTPANINPKVTDNLSNNMGMYLTGSYSYDNRYVANFSVRTDRSNRFGQFTNEKFNPVYAGGVRWNIANEKWFQSSYWLTTLSARASVGYQRNIAAGASPDLIVKLSSNADNTPAVDPYTGDYLLTISKLPYGDLRWEQNLSVNLGLDLSLFNNKVQVSAEYYTKRGKDMITSLNVPVEYGVASMLVNGGSMNNTGYELTAAFVPVRTKNFTWSMSVNTSKNTNKVTKVGVSQLNTYQTAVSGNLLKDGAAVTGFYAFRYKGIDQTNGQPMIDLSYKQGADVVNDPTTYMQYMGKADPDFTSGIGMNFRYKMFTLGTSFYLQLGGKKFLAPLYTTVNDLPSEYQNLSRNILDRWVPGSSNATVPGLPDKSVANVLLPNGKTYVNPYEMYNNSTDRVVNASNLRCNNINLTYMLNSKVARKIFCKTVNIGAGVSNVFSINSKGFRGIDPEVATGGQPRTRTYSCNINVSF, from the coding sequence ATGAAACTAACTGTACTATTACTTACAGTAGCATTTATCCAGGTACAGGCTGCGGGCCTGGCCCAGACAGTAACCCTTTCGAAGAAAGAGGTATCGCTGAAGGAATTGTTTGCGGAAATAAAACAGCAAACGGGTTATGTGGTTTTTTATAACAAAAATCTGCTGGCCGAAGGCAAACCTGTTTCAGTTTCAGCCACCAACATGCCGCTGGAGCAGTTTTTGGGTGTGGCACTGAAAGGGCAGTCTTTTACCTTTCGTATTGAAGACAAAACCATATTGCTGGTGCGCAAGCAGGAGCAGCATACCAACAACTATGCAGGTGTGCTGGAAGAGCTGCCATTGGCTGCTGCCCCCGAAGATCATGAAATAAAGGGGTATATCACCGATACGGCAGGCTATGCCCTGTCCGGTGTTTCGGTAAGTGTACGCGGCAAAAATAAAATCACTTCTACAGATGTAAAGGGCAGGTTTGTAATAGAAGCGTTGCCAGGCGATGTGCTGGTGATTACGTTAATAGGCCATGAAACCGTCAATTACCAGGTGGTGAACGGTGTGCATTCAGTAACGCTGAAACTGGTACCTAAAGTAGATAATTTGTCAGATGTAGTGCTGGAAGTGAATACAGGTTATCAGATTTTGTCCAAAAGCAGTTTTATTGGTTCTGCTGCCACGGTGAGTGGAAAGAGTTTATACCTGAATGGAGTGAACACACTGGAGCAGGCATTGCAGGGCAAGCTGGCTGGTGTGGTTATTCAAAACACTTCCGGTTTAACAGGTGTTCGCCAGCGTACGGTGGTGCGTGGTGTAAGTACACTGAGTGGCTCGCAGGACCCGGTGTGGGTGGTAGATGGAATTATTCAGCAAGACCCTTTACCGTTTAAGGCACAGGAGCTGAATACTTCAGGAGGCATTACTAAAGATAATTTTGATTATATCCGCAATTTCGTAGGTAACTCTATCAACTGGTTGAATCCTAATGATATTGAAGATATTACCGTGTTGAAGGATGCAGCAGCTACCGCTATTTACGGTGTGAAAGCTGCGAATGGTGTTATTGTTATTACCACCAAACGTGGACGCAGCGGCCCGGCAAATATTAATTACAGCACATCTTTCAGTGTAACGGATAAGGTGAACTACAATAAGCTGAACATGATGAGCTCGAAAGAGCGTGTGGCAGTTTCGCGTGAAATATACAGCCGCGGGCTGATCGCTTCTTCGGCTGGTAATGATATTGGTTATGCAGGCGCATTGAATGATTATTTGTATAAGAAAACAATTAGCGCAGAAGAGTTTGATGCAAAGGTGGCTGCAATGGAGGCGCAGAATACAGATTGGTTTGATATCCTGTTCAGAAAGCCTTTCAGTACTAACCATACTATCAGTATTTCGGGCGGTAGCAATAATACTTCCTATTATACTTCCTTAGGCTACAATACTTCGGCGGGTACGGCTATTGGCAACGATACAAAGGGGTATAGCGCCAACGTATCTGTGATGAGCCGTATATCGAATAAACTAACTATTTCGTCGCGTTTGTCGGCTTCTTCTAAAAGAACGAACGGGTTTTACCAGTTTGATGCTTATGGTTATGCTTCTACTATTAACCGTATTCTTCCTGCTTATAATGCAGATGGTAGCCTGGCTTACTATAAAAGCACAAAGGGGTATTTGTATAATGCAGTGAATGAGCGTGACAATACAGGCAATACCAATAAAGTACTTTCGGCTAACGCGGTGCTGGAAGCCAATTATGAAATTATTCCAGGGCTTAAGTTTCAAACGTTGTTCAGTTATAACTCTATTTCTACCAATGGGGAAACGTATGCTACAGAGCGTTCTAACTATGTAGCATCTACTTTACGTTACTCTGACTACGGAACTGTAAAAGCAACGGATGCCGCCTATGCCGGCAGCAGGTTGCCAAGCGGTGGTGAGTTAAATGAAATGACCTCTACCAGCAACGCCTGGAACTGGCGTAACAGTATTTCTTATAGTAAAGTGTTTCGTCAGAAGCATGTGATAGGCTTTATGTTTGGACACGAACTGCAGAGCTCACGCTATAATGGTTTCCAGGTTACTCAATATGGCTATTTGCCTGACAGGGGTAAAAGCTTTGCATATGTTCCGGTAACGGTTACCAATTCCGGTATTTCTTCTGCCAACAGCCTGCTTACACCTGCAAATATCAATCCTAAGGTTACCGACAATCTTTCTAATAATATGGGTATGTACCTTACGGGTAGTTATAGTTATGATAACCGTTATGTAGCAAACTTTAGTGTAAGAACAGATCGTAGCAACCGTTTTGGTCAGTTTACCAATGAAAAGTTTAACCCGGTATATGCAGGTGGTGTGCGCTGGAACATTGCCAACGAAAAATGGTTTCAATCCAGCTACTGGCTTACTACTTTAAGTGCCAGGGCTTCGGTGGGTTACCAGCGTAACATTGCTGCAGGTGCAAGCCCCGATCTGATCGTGAAATTGTCTTCTAATGCAGATAATACACCGGCTGTAGATCCTTACACAGGTGATTACCTGTTAACCATTTCGAAATTACCTTATGGCGATCTTCGTTGGGAGCAGAACCTGAGTGTGAACCTGGGATTGGATCTGAGCCTGTTTAATAACAAGGTGCAGGTGAGTGCAGAGTATTATACCAAGCGTGGTAAGGATATGATTACTTCGCTGAATGTGCCTGTGGAATATGGTGTGGCCTCTATGCTGGTGAATGGTGGTTCTATGAATAACACCGGGTATGAGTTAACCGCTGCTTTTGTGCCGGTACGTACCAAAAACTTTACCTGGTCCATGAGTGTGAATACTTCTAAAAACACCAACAAGGTAACAAAGGTGGGAGTGAGCCAACTGAATACTTATCAAACGGCTGTTTCAGGTAATTTATTGAAAGACGGGGCGGCAGTAACCGGTTTTTATGCTTTCCGTTATAAAGGGATAGACCAGACAAACGGACAGCCCATGATTGACCTGAGTTATAAACAGGGGGCAGATGTGGTGAATGATCCTACCACTTACATGCAGTATATGGGTAAAGCCGATCCTGATTTTACATCCGGTATAGGGATGAACTTCCGTTATAAAATGTTTACATTAGGTACCAGCTTTTACCTGCAGTTAGGTGGGAAGAAGTTTCTGGCTCCTCTGTATACGACTGTTAACGATCTGCCTTCTGAATATCAGAATTTGTCACGCAACATATTGGATAGATGGGTGCCTGGAAGTTCAAACGCTACAGTGCCGGGCTTGCCTGATAAATCGGTGGCCAACGTACTGCTGCCCAATGGCAAAACCTATGTGAACCCCTATGAAATGTATAATAACAGCACTGATAGAGTGGTGAATGCATCCAACCTGCGTTGTAATAACATTAACCTTACTTATATGCTGAATAGTAAAGTAGCCCGTAAGATTTTTTGTAAAACGGTGAATATAGGTGCGGGTGTTTCCAATGTGTTTTCTATTAACAGCAAAGGATTCAGGGGTATTGATCCCGAAGTGGCTACCGGTGGTCAACCGCGTACCAGAACCTATAGCTGCAATATTAATGTTAGCTTCTAA
- a CDS encoding RagB/SusD family nutrient uptake outer membrane protein, with protein sequence MRKITLYSILFFSLALGSCKKFLEEYSQDEIRPGTTDELSSLMYSDAYPRQTVMDNFDLLTDDVMCNGPAKDGTGNFVSGYLTALEAGRPMFKYDVTMFDATSSIASGTDVYSICYGKIKGCNVVMDYLDGVKGTDKERNAIKGQCLFLRAYYYLRLVTAYAQPYTRTDIDPAKALGVPLVLTSKVKDGGVGRNTLEEVYGQIESDLLTAATLLNDNYTPATIFRVGNVAAWTLLSRLYLYKGNWDKVVEYSSKALEQNPNLTPFTSFINTSGVVANTGLYNIVNAEIIWAFGNSTVATTYFPSLYSQTPPYSVSSSLAQLYDQQTSTANFGDLRYKIFFSLSNGGPYYAAKYTANAVYGASGLRVAELYLNRAEALSKRFLSKGDAADRTQALADLNTLRASRYDNRNTAYANVDISDGNALFSFCQNERRRELCLEEGFRWVDIKRWGLSVTHVFTGTDGLAVTSTLAANSNLYALPIPYTAMNNNDQLVQNPR encoded by the coding sequence ATGAGAAAAATCACTTTATATAGTATCCTTTTTTTTAGCCTGGCTTTAGGGTCTTGTAAGAAATTCCTGGAGGAATACAGTCAGGATGAAATCAGGCCCGGCACTACGGATGAACTGTCTTCACTGATGTACTCAGATGCTTATCCCCGGCAGACCGTTATGGATAACTTTGATCTTTTGACAGATGATGTGATGTGTAACGGTCCTGCAAAAGACGGCACCGGTAATTTCGTGTCGGGATATTTAACTGCATTGGAAGCCGGCAGGCCTATGTTTAAATACGATGTTACTATGTTTGATGCTACCAGTAGTATAGCCTCGGGTACAGATGTGTATAGTATTTGTTATGGCAAGATAAAAGGCTGTAATGTAGTAATGGATTACCTGGATGGCGTGAAAGGAACTGATAAAGAAAGAAATGCCATTAAAGGACAGTGCCTGTTTTTAAGAGCATACTATTATCTGCGGCTGGTAACGGCTTACGCACAGCCTTATACACGCACGGATATTGACCCTGCAAAGGCGTTAGGTGTGCCATTGGTGTTGACTTCTAAAGTAAAAGATGGTGGCGTGGGGCGTAATACGCTGGAGGAAGTGTACGGGCAAATTGAGAGTGACCTGTTAACGGCGGCCACTTTGCTGAACGATAATTATACACCTGCTACTATATTCCGGGTAGGGAATGTGGCTGCATGGACTTTATTATCACGTTTATACCTGTATAAAGGAAATTGGGATAAAGTGGTAGAATACAGCTCAAAGGCGCTGGAACAAAACCCCAATCTCACTCCATTTACCAGTTTTATTAATACCAGCGGTGTGGTGGCGAATACGGGTTTGTATAATATTGTTAACGCAGAAATTATCTGGGCTTTTGGTAACTCTACCGTTGCCACTACTTATTTCCCGAGTCTGTATTCCCAAACTCCTCCTTATTCCGTTTCTTCTTCATTGGCGCAGTTATATGATCAGCAAACCAGCACTGCCAATTTTGGAGATCTGCGTTATAAGATCTTTTTTTCCCTGAGCAATGGCGGCCCTTATTATGCGGCTAAATATACAGCGAATGCTGTGTATGGTGCCTCGGGCTTGCGTGTGGCAGAACTGTATCTGAACCGTGCCGAAGCTTTGAGTAAGCGTTTCCTGAGTAAAGGAGATGCGGCAGACCGTACACAGGCTTTGGCTGATTTAAACACTCTACGTGCCAGTCGTTATGATAACAGAAATACGGCTTATGCGAATGTGGATATCAGCGATGGTAACGCCCTGTTTAGTTTTTGCCAGAACGAGCGCAGGAGAGAATTGTGCCTGGAAGAAGGATTTCGCTGGGTAGATATTAAGCGCTGGGGACTGTCTGTGACCCATGTTTTTACGGGTACGGATGGACTGGCTGTTACTTCTACACTGGCGGCTAACAGTAACCTGTATGCGTTACCTATTCCTTACACCGCTATGAATAATAACGACCAGCTGGTACAAAACCCACGTTAA